In the genome of Polyodon spathula isolate WHYD16114869_AA chromosome 57, ASM1765450v1, whole genome shotgun sequence, one region contains:
- the LOC121307658 gene encoding proto-oncogene c-Fos-like yields MMYQGFGAEYDSSSRCSSASPAGDNLPYYSPPDSYSSIGSPANKMQDFSDMSVSSASFIPTVTAISTSPDLQWMVQPTTLTSSVAPSHNRAHPYGVPGSSRQYSRGGTVRSSGSRGYSTGRKGKIEQLSPEEEEKRMVRRERNKMAAAKCRNRRRELTDTLQAETDSLEDDKSALQTEIANLMKEKEKLEFILAAHKPACKIPEDLDTFFSESSASLQLSSICSAPSSQIQNTISGSFTSNEHVATSSTSLFTSSVSTASSSTVKMSDLDSSLILKEEPFDLFASLKKTPMETARSVPEMDLSSSFYAADWEPLYTSVTSDLEPLCTPVVTCTPSCSTYTSSFVFTYPEDESTPNCVEAQTRGSSSNGQSSDSLSSPTLLTL; encoded by the exons ATGATGTACCAGGGCTTCGGCGCAGAATACGATTCTTCATCCCGCTGCAGTAGCGCCTCTCCGGCCGGTGACAACCTTCCGTATTATTCACCTCCTGATTCATATTCCAGCATAGGATCTCCTGCAAATAAAATGCAG GACTTCTCCGACATGTCTGTTTCAAGCGCCTCATTCATCCCAACTGTCACTGCGATCTCCACTAGCCCAGATCTGCAGTGGATGGTCCAGCCTACCACCCTTACCTCCTCAGTGGCCCCATCACACAACAGAGCACACCCTTACGGAGTTCCAGGTTCAAGCAGACAGTACTCCAGAGGAGGGACTGTCAGATCTTCAGGAAGCAGGGGATACAGCACTGGCAGAAAAGGGAAAATTGAACAG CTTTCCCCTGAAGAAGAGGAGAAAAGGATGGTCCGTAGGGAGAGGAACAAAATGGCAGCAGCAAAATGCCGCAACAGACGAAGGGAACTCACCGATACCCTGCAAGCT GAAACTGATAGCTTGGAGGATGACAAGTCAGCTTTGCAGACTGAAATTGCCAACCtcatgaaagaaaaagaaaaactggagTTCATTCTGGCAGCCCACAAACCTGCCTGCAAAATCCCTGAAGATTTGGACACCTTCTTCTCTGAGTCTAGTGCTTCTCTACAGCTGAGCAGTATCTGCAGTGCTCCCAGTTCTCAGATCCAAAACACCATTTCAGGGTCCTTCACCTCTAATGAGCATGTGGCTACCTCTTCCACCAGCTTGTTCACCAGCTCTGTTTCAACAGCTTCCTCTTCCACAGTGAAGATGTCAGATTTAGACAGTTCCTTGATCTTAAAAGAAGAACCGTTTGATCTGTTTGCATCATTGAAAAAGACACCCATGGAAACAGCCAGATCTGTTCCAGAGATGGATTTATCCAGTTCCTTCTATGCAGCAGACTGGGAACCCCTCTACACATCTGTAACATCTGACCTGGAGCCTCTGTGCACCCCAGTTGTGACCTGCACCCCATCCTGTTCTACATACACGTCTTCCTTTGTGTTCACCTACCCAGAAGATGAATCCACCCCTAATTGTGTGGAGGCCCAGACGAGAGGCAGTAGCAGCAATGGCCAGTCCTCGGACTCTCTGAGCTCTCCAACACTGCTAACCTTGTAA
- the LOC121307643 gene encoding transmembrane emp24 domain-containing protein 10-like, producing the protein MSRLCVLLFLPALFGSAFSISFYLPVNSRKCLREEIHKDVLVTGEYEVSEQPNTKTNLKITDSSGHLLYSKEDSSKGKFAFTTEDYDMFEVCFESKFPMGTGRVPDQLVILDMKHGVEAKNYEEIAKVEKLKPLEVELRRLEDLSESIVNDFAYMKKREEEMRDTNESTNTRVLYFSIFSMCCLIGLATWQVFYLRRFFKAKKLIE; encoded by the exons ATGTCACGGTTGTGTGTGCTGCTCTTTCTCCCGGCCCTCTTTGGGTCGGctttttcaatttctttctaCCTGCCCGTAAATTCTCGAAAATGCCTGCGGGAAGAGATCCATAAAGACGTGCTGGTGACTGGGGAGTATGAAGTCAGCGAGCAGCCCAACACCAAAACAAATTTGAAG ATCACCGACTCTTCTGGCCACCTCCTGTATTCGAAAGAAGATTCCTCGAAAGGGAAGTTTGCCTTCACCACTGAGGACTATGACATGTTTGAAGTTTGTTTTGAGAGTAAATTCCCTATGG GAACAGGCAGAGTTCCAGACCAGCTGGTCATTTTAGACATGAAGCATGGAGTGGAGGCTAAGAATTATGAGGAG ATTGCTAAGGTGGAGAAGCTGAAGCCCTTGGAGGTTGAGTTGCGGCGGCTGGAAGATCTCTCTGAATCTATCGTCAATGACTTTGCCTACATGAAGAAGCGTGAAGAGGAGATGAGGGATACAAATG AGTCCACAAACACCCGTGTGCTGTATTTCAGTATCTTCTCCATGTGCTGTCTGATCGGACTGGCTACGTGGCAGGTCTTCTATTTGCGCCGCTTCTTCAAGGCAAAGAAACTCATTGAGTAA